From a single Osmerus mordax isolate fOsmMor3 chromosome 6, fOsmMor3.pri, whole genome shotgun sequence genomic region:
- the si:ch211-261d7.6 gene encoding zinc finger protein 184 isoform X2, which produces MDDVTAIEIKEDGIAGDNSSKKEHSKKMAEDCGVAGSNEDSTDWDGLFRCLHCGEVFEEEAGYLEHQHLHPHDSPIVCPETVSHLDGLLVSKDDGQQTLCCSLCGRVFSDSRGFYSHMMKHRTQRSKGDSVTPEQSSPGTKQSIYKCQDCGKSYAAIGHFLNHQRSHKQASKSVFHLLAHLKKKSFQCHTCGRSYSRASALDAHRRCHEVKLIKSRNRGGEKGTSTGGTVVESEDKDEPVNRSSMRCHDCGEEFTLWEAFKTHLRMHVLEEEERRRPITKRPGKAKSPSDMEEPVPEKEQEASSPEGDAEQRSECSDVDVDGIENEEDCLESPWKVRPSEIVKVHPVFTMEGEDNQSVFTSSRKVYACSICGKVYSYLESFRNHQTMHEQQSSRNHDHKCPYCGKSFIRPSLLLAHLKVHKPPKQGDDPVPNCGLCKKEFSSQQTWLVHLELHKKKPYWCLSCSKGFRDERLLNKHLQGHDLKRHRCDICFKSFRVPAELRSHYNTHTGAKPYKCALCKKRFSQLGNLITHRKRHIGVYVGSNKTPLGSNSINKKRRVSKLTKLIFSGVSKSPKNVGEEQDGSENDASVQSWLPEYSSDESGSKSAKCSENGSNCSEEEETTMVLEKSNIDHKQKDWECFECSMAFDLENELHQHYMKHARGEVPVY; this is translated from the exons ATGGACGATGTCACCGCCATCGAGATTAAAGAAGACGGAATTGCGGGTGACAATTCGAGCAAGAAAGAACATTCCAAGAAAATGGCTGAAGACTGCGGAGTTGCGGGTTCCAATGAAGATAGTACTGACT GGGATGGGCTTTTCCGCTGTCTTCATTGTGGAGAAGTCTTTGAGGAGGAAGCAGGCTACCTGGAGCATCAACATTTGCATCCCCATGACAGCCCTATAGTCTGTCCGGAGACTGTTTCTCATTTAGATGGCTTGCTTGTCTCAAAGGATGACGGCCAACAGACATTATGTTGTTCCCTGTGTGGTCGCGTATTTTCAGATTCAAGGGGTTTCTACTCTCACATGATGAAGCATCGTACTCAACGTTCCAAGGGTGACTCTGTCACTCCAGAGCAAAGCTCGCCGGGGACTAAGCAAAGCATCTATAAATGTCAGGACTGTGGTAAATCCTATGCTGCAATTGGCCATTTCCTTAACCATCAGCGCTCACACAAGCAAGCCTCTAAATCTGTATTCCATCTGCTGGCACACCTGAAAAAGAAGTCCTTTCAATGTCACACCTGTGGTCGCAGTTATTCCCGTGCGTCGGCTCTCGACGCTCACCGCCGTTGCCATGAGGTGAAACTGATCAAGTCACGCAacaggggtggagagaagggaaCGTCCACCGGTGGGACCGTGGTAGAAAGTGAAGACAAAGACGAACCAG TGAACCGGAGCAGCATGAGGTGCCATGACTGCGGTGAGGAGTTTACCCTCTGGGAGGCTTTCAAGACTCACCTGCGCATGCAtgttctggaggaggaggagagaagacggCCGATCACAAAAAGACCAGGGAAAGCCAAATCTCCGAGTGACATGGAAGAGCCTGTTCCGGAGAAAGAACAGGAAGCTTCTTCCCCGGAAGGTGATGCCGAGCAACGCTCAGAGTGCAGTGACGTAGACGTAGATGGTATTGAAAATGAAGAGGACTGTTTGGAAAGTCCCTGGAAAGTGAGACCATCAGAGATTGTAAAGGTCCATCCCGTTTTTACCATGGAAGGAGAGGATAACCAATCAGTATTCACCAGCTCCCGCAAGGTTTACGCTTGTTCCATCTGTGGGAAGGTGTACTCCTACCTGGAGTCATTTAGAAACCACCAGACCATGCATGAACAGCAATCCTCAAGAAACCACGATCATAAATGTCCATACTGTGGAAAATCTTTTATTCGTCCATCACTCCTGCTGGCCCATCTAAAAGTGCACAAGCCACCCAAACAAGGTGATGACCCCGTACCCAATTGTGGCCTGTGTAAGAAAGAATTTAGCTCCCAGCAGACATGGCTGGTCCATCTTGAACTCCACAAGAAGAAGCCATACTGGTGCCTCTCCTGTTCGAAAGGCTTCAGGGATGAGCGCTTACTGAACAAACACCTGCAAGGCCATGACCTTAAGCGTCACAGGTGTGACATATGCTTCAAAAGCTTCCGTGTGCCCGCGGAGCTGCGTTcccactacaacacacacacaggtgcgaaACCTTACAAATGTGCGTTATGCAAGAAGAGGTTCTCCCAACTTGGCAACCTTATCACGCATCGGAAGAGGCACATAGGGGTTTACGTCGGATCCAACAAAACGCCTCTGGGGAGCAACAGTATAAACAAAAAGAGAAGGGTATCTAAATTGACAAAGCTGATTTTCAGTGGGGTGTCTAAATCACCAAAGAAtgtgggagaggagcaggatggGAGTGAAAATGATGCCTCTGTACAGTCATGGTTACCAGAATACAGCTCTGACGAATCTGgttcaaagtctgcaaaatgttCTGAAAACGGGTCTAATTGTTCTGAAGAGGAAGAGACAACAATGGTGTTGGAGAAGTCAAACATCGATCACAAACAGAAGGACTGGGAGTGTTTTGAATGCAGCATGGCGTTTGATCTGGAAAATGAATTACACCAGCACTATATGAAACATGCCAGGGGAGAGGTGCCAGTTTATTAA
- the si:ch211-261d7.6 gene encoding zinc finger protein 721 isoform X1, which yields MDDVTAIEIKEDGIAGDNSSKKEHSKKMAEDCGVAGSNEDSTDWDGLFRCLHCGEVFEEEAGYLEHQHLHPHDSPIVCPETVSHLDGLLVSKDDGQQTLCCSLCGRVFSDSRGFYSHMMKHRTQRSKGDSVTPEQSSPGTKQSIYKCQDCGKSYAAIGHFLNHQRSHKQASKSVFHLLAHLKKKSFQCHTCGRSYSRASALDAHRRCHEVKLIKSRNRGGEKGTSTGGTVVESEDKDEPGQSDNTHNLYECPCGKTFNAPSGLRTHQRFSHNDKCTPQNKKKEPKRQFHCSECEKTYSSRVALVSHQRWHNNRSRNAGKKFPCEECGKVFMTLTFYYKHQRLAHSEEETPAKSFLHQVCQLQKKAFECQDCGLRFSRASALQSHQLCHNDVFRETETLSTKPTSPLPQRELLLRNKEETDHMVTSQDTIHSPVTERDDMYVNETDEDMEYYDTGDFNVEVISISASDGSVEDEDETLEDLNPDLELLCESDQEGKEEMETGFCQTDMSTMAHQSKEGIDLKIVQIDFESFQDHRVEDQDEQGDKISFNVESDKEKTPIQPMAVKMFICDICGHETKHQATHYNHVRKHEDRKPYKNVLYQLAGLEKNTFKCEECGKCFSRLSALHSHQQHHPKTKPHQCPDCKMSYTHSSGLYTHRKSCQAKRETQDYSSETKKEVFNPKKTLLGPKVYHCEQCGKGFWSLGAYSHHKQQQTQCSDLKERMVPSTPSLHPVNGRPRVQVACPVCGRKFRHRGIMKSHMRKHENGNHKCELCGRSFRVFSSLLRHQVVHYDKLLPPPIKSFQHQVEQVKKNTYSCPDCGKLFSRAKALQFHMKSHGYETSYSPSSPKSALEIGELQCSTCHAHFSKKSLLQSHQKLCRKKELNLSRASDTILPSSLPKNTSKDKTLKCPTCLSSFNSILSLQYHRKQCSRQYKKASDEGMDEKQQGAQNKPHDTDDGNDELLDVKEKNKPQHLEKSASSDISDLKYKCKDCERSFAVVGALNFHKRIHLKGHKSKSKIKLQSYPVHKKLNQGEQSKGQFVCSECGRRFVSNAALGTHKRWHTDKKFAGSLVKDETTNSVRHKSLDDGPFHCNKCGKGFFYLCVLRRHQIYYPPCQTKGKPEPEADVSVEGNSKTSFSEFACPECNKTFVRGSLLAAHYESEHSISSGHADLQGHQSQGRSNKQVPKQPAVKPIKSEDTPSQILRAKAHQCPHCDQSFMKIRGLRAHKWQAHSKRLRNRKRPLESTHTVAARKNVNAKKTDMEVVTSGNTVVTPKQVSAKKRKVGGKRRRRGRASLPPLKSIPCLDCGKRYSSTGALYNHRKTCLVLKQDIKPVKNVTEDHSPPTRLPEPAVKCLFKCHKCGKAFPTEEQLGAHKDLAKSRPFCCALCCRGYWTETQLQQHLAWHDEVRRRLPTELRYRLSTTMTSGPTQLSSPLNDKKPSLKQSPMPTPVPRSQNSHKCQHCGKAFLSPAALHNHEAQHNSNDSYHCSLCPRTFSEIRDLIDHHQECMGDDKGQMDAHAAVSLRDTDGLTCLECGISFSQEIELHNHYIEHARGTY from the exons ATGGACGATGTCACCGCCATCGAGATTAAAGAAGACGGAATTGCGGGTGACAATTCGAGCAAGAAAGAACATTCCAAGAAAATGGCTGAAGACTGCGGAGTTGCGGGTTCCAATGAAGATAGTACTGACT GGGATGGGCTTTTCCGCTGTCTTCATTGTGGAGAAGTCTTTGAGGAGGAAGCAGGCTACCTGGAGCATCAACATTTGCATCCCCATGACAGCCCTATAGTCTGTCCGGAGACTGTTTCTCATTTAGATGGCTTGCTTGTCTCAAAGGATGACGGCCAACAGACATTATGTTGTTCCCTGTGTGGTCGCGTATTTTCAGATTCAAGGGGTTTCTACTCTCACATGATGAAGCATCGTACTCAACGTTCCAAGGGTGACTCTGTCACTCCAGAGCAAAGCTCGCCGGGGACTAAGCAAAGCATCTATAAATGTCAGGACTGTGGTAAATCCTATGCTGCAATTGGCCATTTCCTTAACCATCAGCGCTCACACAAGCAAGCCTCTAAATCTGTATTCCATCTGCTGGCACACCTGAAAAAGAAGTCCTTTCAATGTCACACCTGTGGTCGCAGTTATTCCCGTGCGTCGGCTCTCGACGCTCACCGCCGTTGCCATGAGGTGAAACTGATCAAGTCACGCAacaggggtggagagaagggaaCGTCCACCGGTGGGACCGTGGTAGAAAGTGAAGACAAAGACGAACCAGGTCAGTCAGACAATACACACAATCTTTATGAGTGCCCATGCGGCAAAACCTTTAATGCCCCGTCTGGTCTGAGGACTCATCAGCGGTTCAGCCATAATGATAAATGTACcccccaaaataaaaaaaaagaaccaAAGAGGCAGTTCCACTGCAGTGAGTGTGAAAAGACCTACAGTAGCCGTGTCGCCCTAGTTAGCCATCAGCGTTGGCACAACAACCGTTCACGCAACGCAGGCAAAAAATTCCCGTGTGAGGAGTGTGGAAAAGTGTTCATGACTCTGACATTTTACTACAAGCACCAGCGTTTGGCTCATAGTGAAGAAGAGACCCCAGCAAAGTCATTCCTTCATCAGGTTTGCCAGCTTCAGAAGAAGGCGTTTGAGTGTCAGGACTGTGGCCTTAGGTTTTCCAGGGCCTCTGCTCTCCAGTCTCATCAACTTTGTCACAATGACGTCTTCAGGGAGACTGAAACGCTATCCACGAAGCCAACCTCCCCACTACCTCAACGTGAGCTTTTATTACGCAACAAGGAAGAAACCGATCACATGGTCACTTCACAGGACACCATTCACAGCCCTGTAACTGAGAGAGATGACATGTATGTCAATGAAACTGATGAGGACATGGAATATTACGATACTGGGGATTTCAATGTAGAAGTGATCAGTATAAGTGCATCTGATGGTTCAGTCGAGGATGAAGATGAGACCCTTGAAGACCTGAATCCTGATCTTGAATTACTGTGTGAATCAGAccaggaagggaaagaggagatggagactgGCTTTTGCCAGACAGATATGTCAACAATGGCACATCAGTCCAAAGAGGGCATTGATCTTAAAATTGTCCAGATTGACTTTGAATCATTTCAGGACCACAGAGTAGAGGACCAAGATGAGCAGGGGGATAAAATCTCATTTAATGTGGAAAGTGATAAAGAGAAGACTCCCATCCAGCCTATGGCTGTTAAAATGTTCATTTGTGACATATGTGGGCATGAAACAAAACATCAGGCAACACACTACAATCATGTGAGAAAACATGAAGATCGAAAACCCTATAAGAATGTATTGTACCAGCTTGCAGGACTGGAGAAGAACACCTTCAAATGTGAAGAGTGTGGGAAATGTTTCTCTCGTTTGTCTGCCCTACACTCTCATCAACAACACCATCCGAAAACCAAACCTCACCAGTGCCCCGATTGTAAAATGTCTTATACGCATTCAAGTGGATTGTACACCCACCGTAAAAGCTGTCAGGCTAAACGGGAAACCCAGGATTACTCTTCTGAAACAAAAAAGGAAGTGTTCAACCCAAAGAAGACTCTCTTAGGCCCGAAGGTTTATCATTGTGAACAGTGTGGAAAGGGGTTCTGGTCTTTAGGTGCCTATTCCCACCACAAGCAGCAACAAACTCAGTGTTCTGATTTGAAGGAGAGGATGGTTCCGTCAACTCCATCGCTGCATCCGGTCAATGGTCGTCCACGTGTTCAAGTTGCATGTCCTGTGTGTGGAAGGAAGTTTCGTCATCGAGGGATAATGAAATCTCACATGCGGAAACACGAAAACGGAAATCATAAATGCGAGCTTTGTGGCAGGTCTTTCCGTGTCTTCTCCAGCCTTCTCAGGCACCAGGTTGTGCATTATGACaaactccttcctcctcccatcaAGTCCTTTCAACATCAAGTAGAACAAGTGAAGAAGAACACATACAGCTGCCCAGACTGTGGAAAACTCTTCTCTCGTGCTAAGGCACTTCAGTTTCATATGAAAAGTCATGGTTATGAGACGAGTTACTCTCCCTCATCACCCAAGTCGGCTCTCGAGATAGGAGAGCTACAATGCTCAACATGCCATGCCCATTTCAGCAAAAAGTCCTTATTGCAATCTCACCAGAAACTGTGCAGAAAGAAGGAACTTAATCTGAGCCGGGCTAGTGATACCATTCTTCCTTCGTCCTTGCCTAAAAATACTTCCAAGGACAAGACCTTGAAATGCCCCACCTGTTTGTCTTCTTTCAACAGTATTCTTTCATTGCAATATCACCGTAAACAATGCAGCAGGCAGTACAAGAAGGCAAGTGATGAGGGCATGGATGAGAAGCAGCAAGGGGCTCAAAACAAGCCTCATGATACTGATGATGGAAATGATGAACTCTTGGACGTTAAGGAAAAAAATAAGCCCCAACATTTGGAGAAATCTGCCTCGTCCGACATATCTGatttgaaatacaaatgtaaagaCTGTGAAAGAAGCTTTGCAGTTGTAGGAGCGTTGAATTTCCACAAGAGAATTCATCTAAAGGGTCACAAGTCTAAATCAAAGATAAAGTTGCAATCGTACCCTGTCCATAAGAAACTTAACCAAGGGGAGCAATCAAAAGGCCAGTTTGTCTGTTCCGAATGTGGTAGGCGCTTTGTTTCCAATGCAGCCCTTGGCACTCACAAAAGATGGCACACGGATAAGAAGTTTGCTGGGTCACTGGTTAAAGATGAAACGACAAATTCAGTCAGACACAAATCACTTGATGATGGCCCATTTCATTGCAACAAGTGTGGAAAGGGATTCTTCTACCTGTGTGTGCTTCGTCGTCACCAGATATACTACCCCCCGTGTCAAACCAAAGGAAAACCAGAGCCAGAAGCTGATGTGAGTGTAGAAGGCAACAGTAAGACCTCCTTTTCTGAATTTGCTTGCCCAGAATGTAACAAAACATTTGTGCGAGGCTCACTTTTAGCTGCTCACTATGAAAGTGAGCATAGCATATCCTCTGGCCATGCAGATCTTCAGGGACACCAGTCTCAAGGCAGGTCAAATAAGCAGGTCCCAAAGCAACCAGCTGTGAAACCCATCAAATCGGAGGATACTCCATCCCAAATACTCAGAGCAAAAGCTCACCAATGTCCTCATTGCGACCAAAGCTTCATGAAGATACGAGGCTTGCGTGCCCACAAATGGCAAGCCCACTCCAAGCGCTTGAGGAACAGGAAACGTCCTTTggagtccacacacactgttgcagCAAGAAAAAATGTAAATGCCAAGAAAACCGACATGGAGGTGGTCACAAGTGGCAACACAGTTGTAACCCCCAAACAAGTTTCTGCCAAGAAAAGAAAAGTTGGAGGCAAAAGAAGAAGGAGGGGTAGGGCCAGTCTCCCACCTCTAAAATCGATCCCATGCCTGGATTGTGGAAAGCGGTACAGCTCGACCGGGGCACTCTATAATCACAGGAAGACGTGTCTAGTGCTCAAGCAGGATATAAAACCAGTGAAGAATGTGACTGAGGACCACTCGCCACCGACTCGCTTGCCCGAGCCCGCTGTCAAATGCCTCTTTAAGTGTCACAAGTGCGGCAAAGCTTTCCCAACTGAAGAGCAACTAGGTGCTCATAAGGACCTGGCCAAGAGCCGACCGTTCTGTTGTGCCCTCTGCTGTCGTGGGTATTGGACAGAGACCCAGCTACAACAGCATCTTGCCTGGCATGATGAGGTTCGCCGACGCCTCCCAACTGAGCTTCGATACCGACTTAGCACCACTATGACATCCGGCCCCACCCAGCTAAGCAGCCCGCTAAATGATAAGAAGCCTTCCCTCAAACAATCTCCTATGCCGACACCTGTCCCCCGGTCACAGAATAGCCATAAGTGCCAGCACTGTGGCAAAGCTTTCCTCTCACCCGCTGCATTGCACAACCACGAAGCTCAGCACAATAGCAATGACTCCTACCATTGCTCCCTATGTCCCAGGACCTTCAGTGAGATCAGGGATCTCATAGACCATCACCAGGAATGTATGGGTGATGACAAAGGGCAGATGGATGCCCATGCTGCTGTCTCTTTAAGAGACACAGATGGCCTTACTTGTCTTGAATGTGGAATTTCTTTCAGTCAAGAAATTGAGTTGCATAATCATTATATTGAGCATGCTCGCGGCACCTATTAG
- the si:ch211-261d7.6 gene encoding zinc finger protein 79 isoform X3: MDDVTAIEIKEDGIAGDNSSKKEHSKKMAEDCGVAGSNEDSTDLNRSSMRCHDCGEEFTLWEAFKTHLRMHVLEEEERRRPITKRPGKAKSPSDMEEPVPEKEQEASSPEGDAEQRSECSDVDVDGIENEEDCLESPWKVRPSEIVKVHPVFTMEGEDNQSVFTSSRKVYACSICGKVYSYLESFRNHQTMHEQQSSRNHDHKCPYCGKSFIRPSLLLAHLKVHKPPKQGDDPVPNCGLCKKEFSSQQTWLVHLELHKKKPYWCLSCSKGFRDERLLNKHLQGHDLKRHRCDICFKSFRVPAELRSHYNTHTGAKPYKCALCKKRFSQLGNLITHRKRHIGVYVGSNKTPLGSNSINKKRRVSKLTKLIFSGVSKSPKNVGEEQDGSENDASVQSWLPEYSSDESGSKSAKCSENGSNCSEEEETTMVLEKSNIDHKQKDWECFECSMAFDLENELHQHYMKHARGEVPVY, encoded by the exons ATGGACGATGTCACCGCCATCGAGATTAAAGAAGACGGAATTGCGGGTGACAATTCGAGCAAGAAAGAACATTCCAAGAAAATGGCTGAAGACTGCGGAGTTGCGGGTTCCAATGAAGATAGTACTGACT TGAACCGGAGCAGCATGAGGTGCCATGACTGCGGTGAGGAGTTTACCCTCTGGGAGGCTTTCAAGACTCACCTGCGCATGCAtgttctggaggaggaggagagaagacggCCGATCACAAAAAGACCAGGGAAAGCCAAATCTCCGAGTGACATGGAAGAGCCTGTTCCGGAGAAAGAACAGGAAGCTTCTTCCCCGGAAGGTGATGCCGAGCAACGCTCAGAGTGCAGTGACGTAGACGTAGATGGTATTGAAAATGAAGAGGACTGTTTGGAAAGTCCCTGGAAAGTGAGACCATCAGAGATTGTAAAGGTCCATCCCGTTTTTACCATGGAAGGAGAGGATAACCAATCAGTATTCACCAGCTCCCGCAAGGTTTACGCTTGTTCCATCTGTGGGAAGGTGTACTCCTACCTGGAGTCATTTAGAAACCACCAGACCATGCATGAACAGCAATCCTCAAGAAACCACGATCATAAATGTCCATACTGTGGAAAATCTTTTATTCGTCCATCACTCCTGCTGGCCCATCTAAAAGTGCACAAGCCACCCAAACAAGGTGATGACCCCGTACCCAATTGTGGCCTGTGTAAGAAAGAATTTAGCTCCCAGCAGACATGGCTGGTCCATCTTGAACTCCACAAGAAGAAGCCATACTGGTGCCTCTCCTGTTCGAAAGGCTTCAGGGATGAGCGCTTACTGAACAAACACCTGCAAGGCCATGACCTTAAGCGTCACAGGTGTGACATATGCTTCAAAAGCTTCCGTGTGCCCGCGGAGCTGCGTTcccactacaacacacacacaggtgcgaaACCTTACAAATGTGCGTTATGCAAGAAGAGGTTCTCCCAACTTGGCAACCTTATCACGCATCGGAAGAGGCACATAGGGGTTTACGTCGGATCCAACAAAACGCCTCTGGGGAGCAACAGTATAAACAAAAAGAGAAGGGTATCTAAATTGACAAAGCTGATTTTCAGTGGGGTGTCTAAATCACCAAAGAAtgtgggagaggagcaggatggGAGTGAAAATGATGCCTCTGTACAGTCATGGTTACCAGAATACAGCTCTGACGAATCTGgttcaaagtctgcaaaatgttCTGAAAACGGGTCTAATTGTTCTGAAGAGGAAGAGACAACAATGGTGTTGGAGAAGTCAAACATCGATCACAAACAGAAGGACTGGGAGTGTTTTGAATGCAGCATGGCGTTTGATCTGGAAAATGAATTACACCAGCACTATATGAAACATGCCAGGGGAGAGGTGCCAGTTTATTAA